In a genomic window of Stakelama saccharophila:
- a CDS encoding SDR family oxidoreductase, with amino-acid sequence MSDPDTVDMIHEDGLPGHESGLTPKPDWEPRYPGSGRLDGKVAIVTGADSGIGRAVAALYAREGADVAIVYLCEHDDAEKTAEIVRGEGRRALTIAGDLGEDGFAKQVADQVIGEFGRIDILVNNAGEQHPDQDITDISEEQLRRTFQTNIFAMFFLTQAVRPHLKKGAAIVNCTSVTMYKGSKELLDYSSTKGAITAFTRSLSENLVGDGIRVNAVAPGPIWTPLNPSGGASKEKLEHFGEGTPMGRPGHPNEVAPAFLFLACEDASYMSGQVLHPNGGMIVNG; translated from the coding sequence ATGAGCGATCCCGATACCGTCGACATGATCCACGAGGATGGCCTGCCGGGTCATGAAAGCGGGTTGACTCCGAAACCGGACTGGGAACCGCGCTATCCCGGATCGGGGCGCCTGGACGGCAAGGTCGCCATCGTCACCGGCGCGGACAGCGGGATCGGTCGCGCCGTCGCGGCGCTTTACGCACGCGAAGGTGCCGACGTGGCGATCGTGTATCTGTGCGAACACGACGATGCCGAGAAGACGGCGGAGATCGTGCGCGGCGAAGGCCGCCGGGCGCTGACGATCGCCGGCGATCTGGGCGAGGACGGCTTCGCCAAACAGGTCGCGGATCAGGTGATCGGTGAATTCGGTCGCATCGACATCCTGGTGAACAACGCCGGTGAACAGCATCCCGACCAGGACATTACCGATATCAGCGAAGAACAGCTTCGCCGCACGTTCCAGACCAACATCTTCGCGATGTTCTTCCTGACCCAGGCCGTGCGCCCGCACCTGAAAAAGGGCGCCGCCATCGTGAACTGCACGTCGGTGACGATGTACAAGGGGTCGAAGGAACTGCTCGACTACAGCTCGACCAAGGGCGCGATCACCGCCTTTACGCGCAGCCTGTCGGAAAACCTGGTCGGCGACGGCATCCGCGTGAATGCGGTCGCCCCCGGCCCGATCTGGACGCCGCTCAACCCGAGCGGCGGCGCCAGCAAGGAAAAGCTGGAACATTTCGGCGAAGGCACGCCCATGGGCCGCCCCGGCCACCCCAACGAAGTCGCGCCCGCCTTCCTGTTCCTTGCCTGCGAGGACGCCAGCTACATGTCCGGCCAGGTGCTCCATCCCAATGGCGGGATGATCGTGAACGGGTGA
- a CDS encoding GGDEF domain-containing protein, producing MLADRADVDDPERMQPTMRLYDRVGQFLRDQRLEPTPVNYSFAYHVLAHPDGPLARAVMRLTDGGVRLTRRDIDSLEADVDTAAATNSAAHAQNLVARTQVQVDGFEDLMHRMRAETRGFGRDLAASNAELQNRAGEHPILHDVVQITAGMLDRVHHAESRLEEATRETRDLRALLEEARDDAKRDPLTGLPNRRAFEEAMTEAVAAGRAMAVAIIDVDHFKAINDRFGHDIGDRVLRAIAGELATACGDHLVTRYGGEEFAILFLDVEQTAAEATLFRAKEAVSAKRYRVRENDLPVGEITVSAGLTRAEPGEAWAETFRRADRLLYSAKTNGRNRVLHG from the coding sequence ATGCTTGCCGATCGGGCAGATGTGGACGATCCGGAGCGTATGCAGCCGACGATGCGGCTTTATGATCGCGTCGGGCAGTTCCTTCGCGATCAGCGGCTGGAACCGACCCCGGTCAACTACAGCTTCGCCTACCACGTGCTTGCCCATCCCGACGGACCGCTCGCCAGGGCCGTCATGCGCCTGACGGACGGTGGTGTCCGGCTGACGCGGCGCGATATCGATTCGCTGGAAGCGGACGTCGATACCGCCGCCGCGACGAACTCGGCGGCGCATGCCCAGAATCTGGTGGCGCGCACGCAGGTGCAGGTCGATGGCTTCGAAGACCTGATGCATCGGATGCGCGCCGAAACGCGCGGCTTCGGGCGCGATCTGGCTGCGAGCAACGCCGAGCTTCAGAACCGCGCCGGCGAGCATCCGATCCTGCACGACGTCGTCCAGATCACGGCGGGCATGCTCGACCGGGTCCACCATGCCGAAAGCCGGCTGGAGGAGGCCACGCGCGAGACGCGCGACCTGCGCGCCCTGCTGGAGGAAGCGCGCGACGACGCCAAGCGCGATCCGCTGACCGGGCTGCCGAACCGCCGCGCCTTCGAAGAGGCAATGACGGAGGCCGTCGCCGCCGGCCGCGCCATGGCGGTGGCGATCATCGACGTCGACCATTTCAAGGCGATCAACGACCGGTTCGGGCACGATATCGGCGACCGCGTGCTGCGGGCGATCGCCGGCGAACTCGCCACCGCCTGCGGCGACCATCTCGTGACCCGCTATGGCGGCGAGGAGTTCGCGATCCTGTTTCTCGACGTGGAACAGACCGCTGCCGAGGCCACGCTTTTCCGGGCAAAGGAGGCGGTATCGGCAAAACGCTATCGCGTGCGGGAGAACGATCTTCCCGTCGGCGAGATTACCGTTTCCGCCGGGTTGACGAGGGCGGAACCGGGCGAAGCCTGGGCGGAAACGTTCCGCCGCGCCGACCGCCTGCTTTACAGCGCGAAAACGAATGGCCGAAACCGCGTCCTGCACGGATAG
- a CDS encoding YbhB/YbcL family Raf kinase inhibitor-like protein: protein MLEHVPHWLGQAIKGLRAGADKLAIVQPELGTFESIRLASPAFANGARLPDRFTADGAGVSPPLFWTGIPEGTQRLALIVEDADAPAPQPLVHAVVWNLSPTVEQLAEGAIREDGDGDARHGDVGRNSYFGEGWLPPDPPTGHGVHNYAFQLFALDGGPEAGKNPGRSAIVKAMAGHVLAAGLLTGTYSRGERAPVGPAGATVARG from the coding sequence ATGCTCGAACATGTGCCGCATTGGTTGGGACAGGCGATCAAGGGGCTGCGCGCCGGCGCGGACAAGCTGGCGATCGTCCAGCCCGAACTGGGCACGTTCGAATCGATCCGGCTGGCGAGCCCCGCCTTCGCCAACGGCGCGCGATTGCCCGACCGCTTCACCGCCGACGGCGCGGGCGTGTCGCCGCCGCTCTTCTGGACCGGCATTCCCGAAGGAACCCAGCGGTTGGCGCTGATCGTAGAGGATGCCGACGCGCCGGCGCCGCAGCCGCTGGTTCATGCCGTCGTCTGGAACCTGTCGCCGACGGTCGAACAACTTGCCGAGGGGGCGATTCGCGAGGATGGCGACGGCGATGCACGGCACGGCGATGTCGGACGCAACAGCTATTTCGGTGAAGGCTGGCTGCCGCCCGACCCGCCGACCGGACACGGCGTCCACAATTACGCATTCCAGCTTTTCGCGCTCGATGGTGGTCCGGAGGCGGGGAAGAATCCGGGGCGCTCGGCGATCGTCAAGGCGATGGCCGGCCATGTGCTGGCGGCGGGGCTGCTGACCGGCACCTATTCGCGTGGCGAGCGTGCGCCCGTCGGCCCTGCCGGCGCCACCGTGGCGCGCGGCTGA
- a CDS encoding glutathione S-transferase family protein — protein sequence MWHLYQFALCPFSRKVRLLLGEKGVGYEPVREYPWERRDEFLDMNPAGQTPVMVHGERATLLVDSVAICEYFEETVEKAAMLNGTAADRAEIRRLVTWFDTQFYRDITAPLLQERMEKRIISRAAPDARLLREAMKAAVAHLDYIDYLLDHRSWLAGSTMSLADLAAAAQISVADYLGGIDWKSHDQAKRWYVGMKSRPTFRPLLAERMQGIGPPPDYEKLDV from the coding sequence ATGTGGCATCTCTATCAATTCGCGCTCTGTCCCTTTTCGCGCAAGGTCCGCCTGCTGCTGGGCGAGAAGGGCGTCGGATACGAGCCGGTGCGCGAATATCCCTGGGAACGGCGCGACGAGTTCCTCGACATGAACCCGGCCGGGCAGACCCCGGTGATGGTGCATGGCGAGCGGGCGACCCTGCTGGTCGATTCGGTCGCGATCTGCGAATATTTCGAGGAAACGGTCGAAAAGGCGGCGATGCTGAACGGCACCGCCGCGGACCGGGCCGAAATCCGCCGGCTCGTCACCTGGTTCGACACCCAGTTCTACCGCGACATCACCGCGCCGCTGCTGCAGGAGCGGATGGAAAAGCGCATCATCAGCCGCGCCGCGCCCGATGCCCGGCTGCTGCGCGAAGCGATGAAGGCGGCGGTCGCCCATCTCGATTACATCGATTATCTGCTCGACCACCGTTCCTGGCTGGCCGGCTCGACGATGAGCCTGGCGGATCTGGCGGCGGCGGCGCAGATCTCGGTCGCGGATTATCTCGGCGGGATCGACTGGAAGAGTCACGACCAGGCAAAGCGCTGGTATGTCGGCATGAAGAGCCGGCCGACCTTCCGCCCGCTGCTGGCGGAGCGGATGCAGGGCATCGGCCCGCCGCCCGACTACGAAAAACTCGACGTCTAA